A window of Microbispora hainanensis genomic DNA:
GGGGCGGCCATCCCGCTCGCCTGACCATGCGCTCGGTCATCTGATCGTGAGTGCGCCTGACCGGCCGGATCGTGCGGCCCGCCTGATCCGGGGCGCGGTCGTCCGATCGGGGACGCCGCTCGGGTGATCGGCCGGGCGGCGTGGCCCCCTGATCGGGCGTGGTCCCCTGATCGGGCGCGGTCCCTGAACCGGCCGGGGTGGCACGGCGCGCCCGGCCGAGGCGTGCCCGCCTTGTCGGCGGCCGGTTGTCCGCACCGGCCGCCTGGGGCCGGGTCACCCGATCATGCTGCCGAGGGGCCCGGCGCCGAGGGGGCCCGTGCGGAGCGCGTCCGGCGCGCAGGCCGGGCAGTCGGGCGCCGCCGGATGGCGTGTGTAGACGTGCTGGTCCGGCGCGACGAGGTTGACGCCCGTGACGTAGCTCCCCGAGGTCGTGGGCATCCCGGTCAGGAACGCGATGACCGCCTGGGCGGTCAGGTGACCCGAGACCCCGGCGGAGGGCGCGATGACGTCCGGCCCGCCGAGGTCGAGGGGGATTCCCGGCGCGAGCGGGGCGTCGACGCTCGCGGTCAGGCACTCGTAGCACGGGCCCTCGGGTGTGAACGCCGCCACGCTCACCAGCGGGCCGTTGTAACCGCCGAGCGCCCACGGGATCTTCTCCGTCAGGCAGGCCCGGTTGACCCAGATGCGGATGCCGCCCCGGCCTGCCGGTTCGTCGGCGCACATCGCCACCGCGTCGAACCCGTGTACGAGGTCGAGCATGTCCTCCTCGCATTCGACCGCGCGGGTCTCACCGGTGACGCGGACGGAGGAGTTGACCTCGGCCAGCCGGGCGACGGCCACGTCCACCTTGGGACTGCCGATGTCGGCCTCCCGATAGAGGGCCTGCCTCGTCAGGTTGGACAGCTCGACCAGGTCGCGGTCCACGCAGTGGATCGCGCCGACGCCGCACGCGGCGAGTGCCCAGGCCGTGTGGCTGCCGGTGCCGCCGAGCCCGAGAACGAGCACGCGCGAGCGTTTGAGGCGCACCTGGGCATCCCAGCCGTGATCGCGTGGCGCGAGGCCGCTGCCGTGGAAGAACGCCGCGTTACGCGAGTAGCGTTCCAGCTCCCGCGGGCTGAGCTCCTCGGGCCGCGAGCCGGCGGCGTCCTCCACATATCCGGAGGTGAGCAGGCGATCGACGATGCCGGTCGCCTCGGCCTCCGTGAGCCGAGGGTACGCACGGCGCAGGCGGGCGACGACCTCCTGCGGAGTCCTGGTGCCGTCCATCGCGTTCAGAGCCGCCCAGACGTGCCCTTCCGGGTCGTTGATCTCCCGGGTGGTGCCGCCGATCCGGATCCGGTCGTTGCCGTACCGGTGGGGGCGGTGCTGGGTTCTCACACGGGGCAACCGCAAGGCGACCTCTCGGCATCGCGACCGGGACAGTAATCGACAGATGGATCTTTCTGGAATTGACCAGATATGTCAAGACGAATGCCGAAGCAGCATGCCCTCTGCGTACGGCGGCGACGAGGTCGATTCGTCCGGCCCGAGCAGGTCAGGGCCGCCGGCCGGTGCGGGAGCCGTACGTGGAAGGACCGGCCCGGACACGTACGTGACCGCATAATGCCTGGCAGCCCCACGTGCGCGGCTAAATGTCGTAGGGCTCGGCTACGTTCCGGATCATGACAGACCGTTCCCCCAACGGCTCCCCCAACAGCGCCGCCGTGTGGGCGCGACACAGCAGGCTGCGGGTGGTGCCGCAGGTCCAGCCGCGCAAGCTGGCGAAGGTCCCCTTCGTCGAGCTGGCGGACGGCAGGCTGCAGGGCGTGGTGTCGAGCGGCTCGGACATCGGCCGGGTCTACGTCTCCTCCATCGCCGCCGGCACTCACAACTACAACTGCAGCACCAACAACAACCGCCCCTGCGGCGGCCTGTACGGCTCGCCGTGCAAACACCTGCGGGCCCTGGTCGCCGAGGCCGTCGTGCAGTACGGCGCCGACCGGGTGTCCCGTTATCTGCGGGTCGAGGTCCCCGAGGGCGCGGATCTGGCCGACTGCCTGGGCGGCGTCCACGAGCCCGCCCCCGCCGCGGTCGTGTTCAGCCGGTTCCTGCGCCACCTTGCCTATCTGGAGGTGCCCGGCACGACCCTGCCGATCCCGGAGCTGCACTGGTTCCCGGCCACGGGGACGGTGGGCTGATGCTCGCCGTACAGCTCGCCGCCCTGCTCGGCGGCGACCAGGGAAACGCCGGTGAGGGGACGGAGGAGGCGCTCGCGCTGCTCGACGGCTTCGACGACGTCCTGGTGCACGGCCTGGCCCGGCTCGCCGACGAGCGCGCCGAAGCGGTGGCCGCGCTGGCCGCGGCGTTCGCCGCCACGCCTCTCGGCGACCGGCTGGCGGAGGCCGCCGACGCGGTCGTGTCCGGTTCGATCACGCAGGAGCACCTGACGGCGCTGGCGGGCGGCCGGGTCGCGTTGTCCGGCGCCGTACACGACGCCCTGCTCGAAAGCCTGGACACGGCCCTAGGACGGGAGCGAGCGGAATGGCCGCCGACGCCCGGCATCCCTGAGGCGGCGAGCGACTCCGGCGCCCAACCGGCTGGTCGGCCGGCCGCTGAGCCGTCCACGCAACCGGCTGGTCGGCCGGCCGCTGAGCCGGCTGCGCAACCGGCCGCTCAGCCTGCCGCGCCACCCGCCAGCGAGTCGGCCGCTCAGCCTGCCGCGCAACCGGCCGGTCAACAGGTCGCTCAACCGGCTGGTCGGCCGGCCGCTCAGCCTGCCGGGAACGTGCTCGGCGGCGTCCGGTCCTGGCTGCGCGAGCTGGCCATCACCGGCTGGCGCGGCGTCGACCACGACCTCGTCTCCGCGGCTGACCAGGTCATCGAGGCCCTGCTCGCCGCGCCGGGTCTGCGCAGGCTCGCGGTGCTGATCGACGGCTTCGCCGCCGAGCTGCGCGCCTCCTGCCCGATCGGCTCCGCGGAGCACCTGCCGGTGCGGCGCTGGGCGGATCTGTGGACCCGCGCCCTGCTGCTGTCGCAGGACGGCGTGCTGACCGGAGAGCCGACCGGTGAACCCGGGCCCGCCGCCATGGTGTCGGGACGGCTGCTGGTGCTCGGCGTCGACGTGCACGAGCACGGCACCGCCGTACAGTTCCAGGTGCACGCCGTTCTGGAGCCCGCCGACGGCGGCACGCCCCGGCTTGTGCGCACCTCGGTCACGGCCGCGAAGGTCGACACCATCGTCGGGACCGCGCTGTGGAAGCTGCCGCAGCGCCACAAGGTGCTGCTGGCCGCGCTGGCCGACCGCCGCAGCATCGAGATCGCCGACGTGCCCCTGCTCGACAGCGGCGACCTCGTCTGGCACGACGACCGCGCCTTCGTGAGCAAGCCCGCCGACCCGTTGGCGACCGCCCGGCTGTGCCTGCCCGGCGCGCTCGCCCCGGCGGTGCCGCCCCTCGATCGCGTTCCCGTACGGATCGCCGAACCCGTGCTGGTGGAGGGCTACAAGGTCACCAAGGACGGCTCCTTCGACCTGGACGGCACCCTGCTCGCCGTGGACACGGAACGGCTGCCCGACTGCGGCCCGC
This region includes:
- a CDS encoding HesA/MoeB/ThiF family protein, whose translation is MRTQHRPHRYGNDRIRIGGTTREINDPEGHVWAALNAMDGTRTPQEVVARLRRAYPRLTEAEATGIVDRLLTSGYVEDAAGSRPEELSPRELERYSRNAAFFHGSGLAPRDHGWDAQVRLKRSRVLVLGLGGTGSHTAWALAACGVGAIHCVDRDLVELSNLTRQALYREADIGSPKVDVAVARLAEVNSSVRVTGETRAVECEEDMLDLVHGFDAVAMCADEPAGRGGIRIWVNRACLTEKIPWALGGYNGPLVSVAAFTPEGPCYECLTASVDAPLAPGIPLDLGGPDVIAPSAGVSGHLTAQAVIAFLTGMPTTSGSYVTGVNLVAPDQHVYTRHPAAPDCPACAPDALRTGPLGAGPLGSMIG